In the Catenulispora sp. GP43 genome, GTGGCTGGGATGAATTCCGACGTTGGTGATGAGTCTGCGACCGGCGGCCGGGTCCGACAACGCTCAGGCTGTCAGGCGATCCGGCGAAAAGGCTGACAGCTTGGCGGATCGTGGCCGGAGCGATGAGTCCGGCTCCCGCCGCCGGTATGTACCTGCGACCGATGCACCAACCGATTCGCCACTAAGGAGAACCCGATGTCAGACAACCGTGACGCGGACAAGGCAGCGATCCAGGCGGTCCTCGCCGCTTCCTACAAGGCGTGGGAGGCCGGCGACGCCGACGGCATGGTCGCCGACTACACCCCGGACGCCACCGCCATCATGACCGGCTCGCTGCGCGACAGCCGCGCGGTGATCCGCGAGAACATGGCCCTGGCGTTCGGGGGCCCGCTCAAGGACACCTCGACCTACAACAAGCAACTGAGCCTCCGATTCGTCGGCCGGGACGCGGCGATCGTCGTCAGCGAGTCCGGCATCCTGTTCGGCGGCCAGACCGAGGTCCCGGACGCCGGCAAGGTGAACGCGACCTGGGTCCTGGAGAAGC is a window encoding:
- a CDS encoding SgcJ/EcaC family oxidoreductase → MSDNRDADKAAIQAVLAASYKAWEAGDADGMVADYTPDATAIMTGSLRDSRAVIRENMALAFGGPLKDTSTYNKQLSLRFVGRDAAIVVSESGILFGGQTEVPDAGKVNATWVLEKRDGHWLIAAYHNSPVLPAAQQ